The window AAGCGAGGCTTCTTCCCGTGTCCGCCCACCTCCCCCGCGAAGGCGGGGAGTTCGACCCCGTTTCCCTCTGAGGATCGCAGGCAGAGGTGAATTTTCCCCGCCATTCGGACGATAAGATCGATTAGAATTGGCGCGATCGGCGATTCCCACGGTTCCATCGGCACGTTCCACCGGAGGCAGATCTTGACAATGAGAGATTCATTAAGTAAAATGCGTATTTATAATGTTTTCATAGGGGGTATTATTGAGGGACAGGTGGTGAGAAGCGCCTTCGCGGTGGCGGGATTCATCCTGTTATCCATGTCGATTCCGTCTTTTGGAGGGATCGAGGACGGCATATCGCCGGCGGTCGCACCCGGCCCTCCCGCGTCTGCCTCCACCGCCGTTCCTCCGGCAACGGCCACGCCTGGCGTGCCCGCGGCGGTTCCCGCCGCTCCCACTCCCCGGATGCCCCAGACTCAGGCCCCGTCCGTTTCCTCGCAGAATCTCCCCCCTCCGGCGGCCCCCGCACCAGGCACCGTGCCGTCCCGGCTCCCCGCCGCCTCCAAGGCCTCATTCGTCGCGCCTCCTTCGGATAAAGCCCCCGACCGGGTCCTCTCCCCCGGCGAGGTCGACCTGCAGGTCACGAAGAACCTCGACGACGTTCCGGAAGAGGGAGAAGGGATAGGGGAAGATTTCTTCGCCAACGCATCGAAGGAGGTGGAGAAAGGGAAGGGGGGTGTCTTCTCCGGAATCACTAACCCGATCGAGAAGTTCATCCGCTATTTCCAGACCGGGGGACGGAAGAAGTTCGAACTCTACCTGTCCCGCTCGGGAAAGTACGTCGGGATGATGCAGAAGATCCTTTCCCGGTACGGCCTTCCCGAGGACCTCGTCTACGTCGCGCTGATCGAAAGCGGGTTTTCTACGAAGGCGTACTCCGTGGCGAAGGCCGCCGGGCCCTGGCAGTTCATCTCGGGAACCGGCCGCCGGTACGGCCTCCGCATCGACTGGTGGGCCGACGAGCGGCGGGATGCCGAGAAGTCGACGCACGCCGCAGCCTCCTACCTTCGCGATCTCTACGGGATGTTCGAGTCGTGGCCGCTCGCTACCGCCGCCTACAACGCCGGCGAGGGGAAGATCCAGAGGGCGGTCACCCGGTACAAGTCCGACGATTTTTCCGAGCTCATCCGTCACGGCTACCTGAAGCAGGAGACGAAGGATTACGTCCCCAAGATGCTGGCCGCGCTGGCCATCGCCAAGGATCCCGACAAATACGGATTCGGCGATGTCGCGTACGAAGCGCCGCTGGACCTGCATACCGTGTCGGTGCCGGGAGGGACCGACCTGGCGGTGGTGGCCCGCCTTCTCGAGGTTCCGGAGGAGACGATCCGCGACTGGAACCCGGAGCTTCGAAGGTTCTGCACCCCGCCGAACCTGGAGCGATACGACCTTCGGCTCTCCGCCGACGCGGCGCAGCTCGCCGAGGAGCGGATGGAGGAGATCCGCACCCAGGCGAAGATCACCTTCCTCCAGCACAACGTCCGCAGG is drawn from Candidatus Deferrimicrobium sp. and contains these coding sequences:
- a CDS encoding LysM peptidoglycan-binding domain-containing protein, whose amino-acid sequence is MPSRLPAASKASFVAPPSDKAPDRVLSPGEVDLQVTKNLDDVPEEGEGIGEDFFANASKEVEKGKGGVFSGITNPIEKFIRYFQTGGRKKFELYLSRSGKYVGMMQKILSRYGLPEDLVYVALIESGFSTKAYSVAKAAGPWQFISGTGRRYGLRIDWWADERRDAEKSTHAAASYLRDLYGMFESWPLATAAYNAGEGKIQRAVTRYKSDDFSELIRHGYLKQETKDYVPKMLAALAIAKDPDKYGFGDVAYEAPLDLHTVSVPGGTDLAVVARLLEVPEETIRDWNPELRRFCTPPNLERYDLRLSADAAQLAEERMEEIRTQAKITFLQHNVRRGETLQALADRYKTTVPVLKELNGLKRDSLRRTARLVIPVTGLMETEAVPGTEVSPDQLTMAHMRVEEGSRRARIRGGHRAEPGDTVSVRKGDTLARLAKRHGVRVKELASANGLKPNSKLKVGAHLVLPDRIGAAESRTARNAGKRSPRYKVHKGDTLDQIARVYGVPVDRLAGRNRLKKGQLLRVGLVLVIPLES